From one Sulfurimonas sp. HSL-3221 genomic stretch:
- a CDS encoding ABC transporter permease: MKRLMNLRPSKQSLFFLGLLPFVLIVLLYLGASEVRLAENPNDKLLPSMSSFAEAIDRMAFEPSKRTGEYLFVEDTVASLERLGLGVLISAVLALLMGIPLGFIPFVRAGLSPFVAAFSMVPPMAILPILFIIFGMGELAKVALIVIGVTPLIVRDLQQRVMEIPAEQLIKAQTLGGSSWTIVLRVVLPQIFPRLLDAVRLTMGTAWIFLISAEAISATEGLGYRIFLVRRYLSMDVILPYVAWITFLAFLFDYLLKRFTYKVFPWYDAGKEQS; the protein is encoded by the coding sequence ATGAAACGTTTAATGAACCTCAGACCGTCGAAACAGTCCCTCTTTTTCCTGGGGCTGCTGCCGTTTGTGCTGATCGTGCTCCTCTACCTGGGGGCGTCGGAAGTCCGCCTGGCGGAAAATCCGAACGACAAACTGCTGCCCTCCATGAGCAGCTTTGCCGAAGCGATCGACCGCATGGCGTTTGAACCGAGCAAGCGTACCGGCGAATACCTCTTCGTCGAAGATACGGTCGCCTCGCTCGAGCGCCTCGGCCTCGGTGTGCTCATCAGCGCAGTGCTCGCACTGCTGATGGGGATCCCGCTGGGGTTCATTCCCTTCGTTCGTGCGGGCCTTTCGCCCTTCGTCGCGGCCTTTTCCATGGTGCCGCCAATGGCTATTTTGCCCATCTTATTCATCATTTTCGGTATGGGTGAGCTGGCTAAAGTAGCACTGATCGTCATCGGGGTGACCCCGCTGATCGTCCGCGACCTGCAGCAGCGGGTCATGGAGATCCCGGCGGAGCAGCTGATCAAGGCGCAGACCCTGGGCGGATCGTCCTGGACGATCGTCCTGCGCGTCGTGCTGCCGCAGATCTTTCCGCGCCTGCTTGATGCGGTGCGCCTCACCATGGGGACGGCGTGGATCTTCCTGATCTCCGCCGAGGCAATTTCGGCCACGGAAGGGCTGGGGTACCGGATCTTCTTGGTACGCCGCTACCTGTCGATGGATGTGATCCTGCCGTATGTTGCCTGGATCACCTTCCTCGCCTTTTTGTTTGATTACCTGCTCAAGCGGTTCACTTACAAGGTGTTCCCGTGGTATGACGCAGGGAAGGAGCAGTCATGA